A region of Actinobacillus porcitonsillarum DNA encodes the following proteins:
- a CDS encoding amino acid ABC transporter substrate-binding protein — translation MLKKLSVIALTTLALATSATSFAKESLLERINNKGTITVGTEGTYAPFTYHDENGKLTGYDVEVTRAIADKLGVKVEFKETNWDSMLAGLKADRFDLVANQVALTSPERQATFDKTEPYNWSGAVLAAPKDETRIKKVEDVKGLKAAQSLTSNYGELARKYEAVIVPVDGLAQSVKVIETKRADFTFNDSLAVLDYLKKNPKSDLKIFWESSDKVGAGLVANKGNQEALDKISAVIVELKKDGTLKKLGEQFFGQDVSNK, via the coding sequence ATGTTAAAAAAATTATCCGTTATCGCATTAACAACCTTAGCTTTAGCAACATCAGCAACTTCATTTGCTAAAGAAAGTTTACTGGAGCGCATCAATAATAAAGGCACAATTACCGTCGGAACAGAAGGAACTTATGCGCCTTTTACTTACCACGATGAGAACGGTAAATTAACCGGCTATGATGTCGAAGTAACTCGAGCTATTGCGGATAAATTAGGCGTGAAAGTTGAGTTTAAAGAAACCAACTGGGATTCAATGTTAGCCGGCTTAAAAGCAGATCGTTTTGATTTAGTGGCAAATCAGGTAGCATTAACTTCACCGGAACGTCAAGCAACTTTTGATAAAACCGAACCTTATAACTGGTCAGGGGCAGTATTAGCGGCGCCAAAAGATGAAACCCGCATTAAAAAAGTAGAAGATGTAAAAGGCTTAAAAGCAGCACAATCTTTAACTTCAAACTACGGCGAATTAGCGCGTAAATATGAAGCGGTTATTGTGCCGGTAGATGGCTTAGCACAAAGCGTGAAAGTCATTGAAACCAAACGTGCCGATTTTACCTTCAACGACTCTTTAGCGGTGTTGGATTATCTGAAGAAAAATCCAAAATCAGATTTAAAAATCTTTTGGGAATCAAGCGATAAAGTGGGCGCCGGTTTAGTTGCAAATAAAGGTAATCAAGAAGCCTTAGATAAAATCAGTGCAGTGATTGTTGAATTGAAAAAAGATGGTACTTTGAAAAAATTAGGCGAACAGTTCTTTGGACAAGACGTAAGTAACAAATAA
- a CDS encoding capsular polysaccharide biosynthesis protein produces MEKKSLVFSSGILKIAHLENFLWDCQIIRRRMWKKTLHAEQVIGWGHRPSTKKARHFAQKYQIPFIALEDGFLRSVGLGVEGYSPLSIVYDDIGIYYDTTVPSRLEKLILSVNLTNESHQQVSDAITKIKEYQLSKYNHAPDFELKHLSDKPIVLVIDQTFGDMAVKFGQANEWHFNQMLETAIKENPQADIWVKTHPDVISGKKKGYLTCLPQYAHQVKILSEDISPLSLLQYVDKVYCVTSHMGFEALLIGKKVITFGIPWYAGWGITDDRHESIVMLQQQNRRSAKTFNELFFAAYFSYSRYINPNNGQIGSIFDVIEYLNRVKQWNNRLRGQLYCVGMSLWKQAVIKPFFNLPSCKVHFIRSHNALSKKNLNLDARLLVWGNGKTEQIRFAQQNQLPILRMEDGFIRSVGLGSNLVAPISLVIDDMGIYFNSQMPSRLEKILQEQVFSKEDITIAQMLRHYLVDNKIGKYNVGDIGFQLTKSSLKTILVPGQVEDDASIKTGSPYIRTNLDLLKRVRELNPEAYILYKPHPDVVSGNRKGNVAFEEVKKFADDIIETANILDCIIQVDEVHTMTSLAGFEALLRGKIVHCYGLPFYSGWGLTNDHFSLSDKNRRKRQLSLDELVSGVLVYYPLYINPKTNQLIDAKQAINSLMLKREELSSNGIRRNWVAKQSEKLKHLFYSILKSK; encoded by the coding sequence ATGGAAAAAAAGTCGTTAGTTTTCTCGAGCGGTATTTTAAAAATTGCACACCTTGAAAACTTTTTATGGGATTGCCAGATAATAAGAAGAAGGATGTGGAAGAAAACACTTCATGCTGAACAAGTTATTGGCTGGGGTCATAGACCATCTACGAAAAAAGCAAGACATTTTGCTCAAAAATATCAGATTCCTTTTATTGCGTTAGAGGATGGTTTTTTACGGTCTGTAGGATTGGGCGTTGAAGGATATTCTCCTCTATCCATTGTGTATGATGATATTGGTATTTATTATGATACAACAGTGCCATCTCGTTTGGAAAAATTAATTTTATCAGTTAATTTAACTAATGAATCTCATCAACAAGTTTCAGACGCAATTACTAAGATAAAGGAGTACCAGTTATCAAAATATAATCATGCGCCAGATTTTGAATTAAAGCACTTAAGCGATAAACCAATAGTATTAGTAATAGATCAAACTTTTGGTGATATGGCCGTTAAGTTTGGTCAGGCAAATGAATGGCATTTCAACCAAATGTTAGAGACTGCGATAAAAGAAAATCCACAAGCTGATATTTGGGTTAAAACACATCCTGATGTAATCAGTGGTAAAAAAAAGGGGTATTTAACTTGTTTACCACAATATGCACATCAAGTAAAAATCTTATCTGAAGATATAAGCCCTCTTTCCCTACTTCAATATGTAGATAAAGTGTATTGTGTGACTTCCCATATGGGCTTTGAGGCTCTACTAATAGGGAAAAAAGTGATTACTTTTGGTATTCCTTGGTATGCTGGGTGGGGGATTACTGACGATAGACATGAATCTATTGTTATGTTACAACAACAAAATCGTCGTTCTGCTAAAACATTTAATGAGCTATTCTTTGCTGCTTATTTTTCTTATAGTCGTTATATTAATCCGAATAATGGGCAAATAGGTTCAATCTTTGATGTAATTGAATATCTTAATAGAGTTAAACAGTGGAATAATCGATTAAGAGGTCAGTTATATTGTGTGGGGATGTCTTTATGGAAACAGGCTGTAATTAAACCATTTTTTAACTTGCCTAGTTGTAAAGTTCATTTTATTCGATCTCATAATGCGTTATCGAAGAAAAATTTGAATTTGGATGCTCGACTATTAGTCTGGGGAAATGGAAAAACAGAACAAATTAGATTTGCTCAACAAAATCAGTTACCTATATTAAGAATGGAAGATGGATTTATTCGTTCTGTTGGACTAGGGTCTAATTTAGTTGCACCTATTTCGCTTGTTATTGATGATATGGGCATTTATTTTAATTCTCAAATGCCATCTAGATTAGAAAAAATTTTACAAGAGCAAGTTTTTTCTAAAGAAGATATAACAATAGCACAAATGCTAAGACATTATTTGGTGGATAATAAAATTGGGAAATATAATGTTGGCGACATAGGTTTCCAATTAACTAAATCCTCGTTAAAAACAATTCTGGTTCCAGGACAAGTGGAAGATGATGCTTCAATAAAAACAGGTTCTCCTTATATAAGAACTAATCTAGATTTATTAAAAAGAGTTAGAGAATTAAACCCTGAAGCATATATACTTTATAAGCCTCATCCTGATGTGGTAAGTGGTAATAGAAAAGGAAATGTAGCATTTGAGGAAGTAAAAAAATTTGCTGATGATATTATTGAAACTGCTAATATATTAGATTGCATTATTCAGGTAGATGAAGTGCATACAATGACATCTTTAGCTGGATTCGAAGCGTTATTAAGGGGAAAAATTGTACATTGTTATGGGTTACCTTTTTATTCTGGTTGGGGGTTAACTAACGATCACTTTAGTTTAAGTGATAAAAATAGAAGGAAAAGACAGTTAAGTTTAGATGAACTTGTTTCAGGCGTATTAGTCTATTACCCGTTATATATTAATCCAAAAACAAATCAATTGATTGATGCTAAACAAGCTATTAATTCTTTAATGTTAAAAAGAGAAGAGTTGAGTTCTAATGGTATTAGAAGAAATTGGGTGGCTAAACAGTCAGAGAAGTTAAAACATTTATTTTATTCAATATTAAAAAGCAAGTGA
- a CDS encoding capsule biosynthesis protein, translated as MINHYLDDLLNTSHRILLLQGPIGGFFFEFGRWLKNNQKEVYKINFNGGDAFFYPNSTSNTFNYQDNFIYLKQYLIDFCLKYQIDSIICFGDNRPCHKIAKHISKELNIRFWVFEEGYFRPHYITFEKDGVNAYSPLPKQADFYLRLSSSIEGDIVPKTVAKGFFPIAKRAIRYYWETHKFAEQYPHYRHHRHLSLFHYGKLWSGSLLRRICYWLHERSFSQRVNSGAFGKFFIVPLQVYNDSQISEHTDFPSVEAFLRKVLDSFANDAPNYLNLIVKHHPMDRGFIDYQTVISEYCIKYPHLDGRIFYIHDVPLPVLLRKGIGMVTLNSTSGLSALLHNMPVKTLGRANYDFEGMTDQKDLADFWHNPTPPDHAVFNAYRKFHLNKTQINGSFYNEVLLP; from the coding sequence ATGATTAATCATTATCTTGATGACCTATTAAATACTTCTCACCGAATTCTACTTTTGCAAGGACCGATAGGCGGTTTTTTCTTTGAATTTGGCCGATGGTTGAAAAACAACCAAAAGGAAGTTTATAAAATTAATTTTAATGGAGGTGATGCTTTTTTTTATCCGAATAGCACATCTAACACATTTAATTATCAAGATAACTTTATCTATTTAAAACAATATTTAATTGATTTTTGTTTGAAATATCAAATTGACTCAATAATTTGTTTTGGTGATAATCGTCCATGTCATAAGATAGCAAAGCATATTTCTAAGGAGCTGAATATCCGTTTTTGGGTATTTGAAGAAGGATATTTCCGCCCTCACTATATTACATTTGAAAAAGATGGTGTTAATGCATACTCACCTTTACCAAAGCAGGCTGATTTTTATCTTCGTTTGAGTTCTAGTATTGAGGGGGATATTGTTCCTAAAACTGTAGCCAAAGGTTTTTTTCCTATTGCTAAAAGGGCTATTCGCTACTATTGGGAAACTCACAAATTTGCTGAGCAATACCCACATTATAGACATCACCGACATTTAAGCTTATTTCACTATGGAAAATTATGGTCGGGTTCTCTTTTACGGAGAATATGTTATTGGTTGCATGAACGGAGTTTTTCCCAACGAGTGAACAGTGGCGCGTTTGGAAAATTTTTTATTGTTCCATTACAAGTATACAATGATAGTCAAATATCTGAGCATACGGATTTCCCAAGCGTTGAAGCTTTTTTAAGAAAAGTGTTGGACTCTTTTGCTAATGATGCTCCTAATTATTTAAATCTTATCGTGAAACATCATCCAATGGATAGAGGGTTTATTGATTATCAAACGGTAATAAGTGAATACTGTATAAAATATCCTCATTTAGATGGGCGTATTTTTTATATTCATGATGTACCTTTACCTGTATTGTTACGTAAAGGAATTGGTATGGTTACATTAAACAGCACCAGTGGGTTATCTGCACTTTTACATAATATGCCAGTAAAAACACTTGGTAGAGCTAATTATGACTTTGAAGGAATGACAGATCAAAAGGATTTAGCCGATTTTTGGCATAATCCAACCCCTCCTGACCATGCGGTGTTTAATGCATATAGGAAATTTCATCTGAATAAGACTCAAATAAATGGTAGTTTTTATAATGAAGTTCTTTTACCATAA
- a CDS encoding transglutaminase-like domain-containing protein — MKKLLIASMLTSGMAYAAPLSQVNPNTDLHTYEFTNTYDLVVPKGSQGETKLWIPLPFNSDYQTVKSIEFEGNYRDAFITENNQYGAKTLYANWDEKADKRLLKVKMVIQTQDREPMVTGALKDYKMPDKIEYSVDVLPYLKPTAHIKTDGIVKEYADKIVGKETNPLKKAELIHQWIVKNMERDNSVLGCGDGDVEKILTTGVLKGKCTDINSVFVALARASDIPAREVFGIRLGAAPKLEKYSKTAFGSAKEGLANVNGGQHCRAEFYLAGFGWVPVDSADVAKMRLTEKKSVEDSDTQTVANYLFGNWEANWVGFNYARDFNLYPKPELAPINNFGYPYAEVGGDPLNSFDAKEFGYELISKEIK, encoded by the coding sequence ATGAAAAAACTTCTTATTGCTTCTATGCTAACGTCAGGTATGGCATACGCAGCTCCACTCTCTCAAGTTAATCCAAATACAGATCTTCATACTTATGAATTTACTAACACCTATGATTTAGTTGTACCAAAAGGTTCTCAGGGTGAAACGAAACTTTGGATTCCTTTGCCTTTTAATAGTGATTATCAAACTGTTAAATCTATTGAGTTTGAAGGTAATTATCGTGATGCATTTATTACGGAAAATAACCAGTATGGAGCCAAAACACTTTATGCAAATTGGGATGAAAAAGCAGATAAACGCCTATTAAAAGTGAAAATGGTTATTCAGACGCAGGACCGCGAACCTATGGTTACTGGGGCATTAAAAGATTATAAAATGCCTGACAAAATAGAATATTCTGTGGATGTGTTACCCTATTTGAAACCAACCGCTCATATTAAAACGGATGGGATTGTAAAAGAGTATGCGGATAAAATTGTCGGAAAAGAAACCAATCCACTTAAAAAAGCAGAATTGATTCATCAATGGATCGTAAAAAATATGGAACGTGATAATTCTGTTCTAGGTTGTGGCGATGGCGATGTTGAAAAAATCCTGACAACAGGCGTATTAAAAGGAAAATGTACAGATATTAATTCGGTCTTCGTTGCTTTAGCTCGAGCATCTGATATTCCTGCAAGGGAAGTGTTTGGTATTCGTTTAGGCGCAGCACCAAAATTAGAAAAGTATTCTAAAACTGCTTTTGGTAGTGCAAAAGAAGGTCTTGCTAATGTAAATGGTGGGCAACATTGTCGTGCTGAATTTTATTTAGCTGGATTTGGTTGGGTTCCTGTTGATTCGGCGGATGTGGCTAAAATGCGTTTAACAGAGAAAAAATCTGTAGAAGACAGTGATACTCAGACTGTGGCAAATTACTTATTCGGGAACTGGGAAGCTAATTGGGTTGGTTTTAATTATGCTCGAGATTTTAATCTTTACCCTAAACCAGAATTAGCACCAATCAATAACTTTGGTTATCCTTATGCTGAAGTTGGAGGCGATCCGCTTAATTCTTTTGATGCAAAAGAGTTTGGTTATGAACTTATCTCTAAAGAAATTAAATAA
- a CDS encoding mercuric transporter MerT family protein — MNLSLKKLNNRFIASCVTAVIAAVTSTLCCIAPLVYLMFGISSTWLMELNRFEYLRIPMLIVSLGAFGYGFWLLNFSNKIICTRYFSRQTLIVLYWVVFFIMLFFLSYPTLLPYILEWIS, encoded by the coding sequence ATGAACTTATCTCTAAAGAAATTAAATAATCGCTTTATTGCTAGTTGTGTTACTGCTGTTATTGCAGCAGTAACCTCTACACTATGTTGTATCGCACCTTTAGTTTATTTAATGTTTGGTATTTCTTCTACATGGTTGATGGAATTAAACCGTTTTGAATATTTACGAATACCTATGTTAATTGTTTCTTTAGGTGCCTTTGGCTATGGTTTTTGGTTATTAAATTTCTCTAATAAAATCATTTGTACCCGATATTTTTCTCGTCAAACGTTGATTGTTTTATATTGGGTTGTGTTTTTTATTATGTTATTTTTTCTATCTTATCCTACTTTGCTTCCTTATATATTAGAATGGATTTCATAA
- a CDS encoding heavy-metal-associated domain-containing protein: MKKLWFIAIFSTFMPLSSLYAVENSQKQEKNVEREVTLLINEMHCQLCVYLVNKELRAIDGVISTKADMQARTVKIVTQAQVTNEQLIKAIGNLQYTAKVI; the protein is encoded by the coding sequence ATGAAAAAATTATGGTTTATTGCTATTTTTAGTACCTTTATGCCTTTATCTTCACTTTATGCAGTGGAAAATTCTCAAAAACAGGAAAAAAATGTAGAGCGAGAGGTTACGCTTTTGATAAATGAAATGCATTGTCAGCTCTGTGTCTATTTAGTAAATAAGGAATTACGAGCTATAGATGGTGTTATTTCAACCAAAGCGGATATGCAAGCTAGAACAGTCAAAATTGTTACTCAAGCTCAAGTGACAAATGAACAATTAATAAAAGCGATTG